In Comamonadaceae bacterium OS-1, a single window of DNA contains:
- the rpoC gene encoding DNA-directed RNA polymerase subunit beta', giving the protein MKSLLDLFKQFTPDSHFDAIRIGMASPEKIRSWSFGEVKKPETINYRTFKPERDGLFCAKIFGPIKDYECLCGKYKRLKHRGVICEKCGVEVTQTKVRRERMGHIDLAAPCAHIWFLKSLPSRLGLVLDMTLRDIERVLYFEAYVVTDPGMTPLKKFAIMSEDDFDAKTKEYGDEFVAKMGAEGIKDLLEAIEIDASIERLRGDLTGSEVKIKKNSKRLKLLEAFKKSGIKPEWMVLNVLPVLPPDLRPLVPLDGGRFATSDLNDLYRRVINRNSRLRRLLELKAPEIIARNEKRMLQEAVDSLLDNGRRGKAMTGANKRALKSLADMIKGKSGRFRQNLLGKRVDYSGRSVIVVGPTLKLHQCGLPKLMALELFKPFIFSRLEAMGIATTIKAAKKEVESGTPVVWDILEEVIKEHPVMLNRAPTLHRLGIQAFEPILIEGKAIQLHPLVCSAFNADFDGDQMAVHVPLSVEAQMEARTLMLASNNILFPANGEPSIVPSQDVVLGLYYTTRDRVNGKGEGLIFADTGEVQRAFDAGEVELTARINVRLTEYTKNKETGEFEPSTKLWETTAGRALLSEILPKGLPFSNINKALKKKEISKLINVSFRKCGLKETVVFADKLLQNGFRLATKAGISICIDDMLVPQEKHGIIARAEKEVKEIANQYVSGLVTSGERYNKVVDIWGKAGDEVSKVMMAQLSKEKTIDRNGKEVEQESFNSIYMMADSGARGSAAQIRQVAGMRGLMAKPDGSIIETPITANFREGLNVLEYFISTHGARKGLADTALKTANSGYLTRRLVDVTQDLVVTEQDCGTANGYLMRAIVEGGEVIESLRDRILGRTAADDVLHPEDRSVLAVAGAMLDEDAIDILEVAGVDEVKVRTALTCATRFGICAKCYGRDLGRGGLINGGEAVGVIAAQSIGEPGTQLTMRTFHIGGAASRAAIASSVEAKSNGTIGFNATMRYVSNSKNELVVIARSGEIVITEHGRERERHKVPYGAILSVTADQVVKAGTILANWDPLTRPIITEFAGMSKFENVEEGLTVARQVDEVTGLSTMVVIDPKRRGAAKVIRPQVKLIDANGNEVKITGTDHSVTIGFPIGALIQVRDGQDVGRGEVLARIPIEGQKTRDITGGLPRVAELFEARTPKDKGMLAEMTGTVSFGKETKGKVRLQITDPEGTVWDELIPKEKSILVHEGQVVNKGENIVDGPADPQDILRLLGMEELARYIVDEVQDVYRLQGVKINDKHIEVIVRQMLRRVVVENAGDSGYINGEQVERSEMLDTNDALRAEGKIPAVFTNLLLGITKASLSTDSFISAASFQETTRVLTEAAIMGKRDELRGLKENVIVGRLIPAGTGMAYHQARLAKDLMDDAERRAIAESEAAELADAQEATALSEANEGSAHE; this is encoded by the coding sequence ATGAAATCATTACTCGACCTGTTCAAGCAGTTCACGCCCGATTCGCATTTCGATGCGATTCGGATCGGCATGGCCTCCCCCGAAAAAATTCGGTCTTGGTCGTTCGGCGAAGTGAAAAAGCCAGAAACCATCAACTACCGTACTTTCAAGCCCGAGCGCGATGGTCTGTTCTGCGCCAAGATCTTTGGCCCCATCAAAGACTACGAATGCCTGTGCGGCAAGTACAAGCGCCTGAAGCACCGCGGTGTGATCTGCGAAAAGTGCGGCGTTGAAGTCACACAGACCAAAGTACGCCGCGAACGCATGGGCCATATCGATCTGGCCGCGCCTTGCGCCCACATCTGGTTCCTGAAATCGCTGCCATCGCGTCTGGGCCTGGTGCTCGACATGACGCTGCGTGACATCGAACGCGTGCTCTACTTTGAAGCCTATGTGGTCACCGACCCCGGCATGACTCCGTTGAAGAAATTCGCGATCATGTCGGAAGACGACTTTGATGCAAAAACCAAAGAGTACGGCGATGAGTTCGTGGCCAAGATGGGCGCGGAAGGCATCAAAGACCTGTTGGAAGCCATCGAAATCGATGCATCGATCGAGCGCCTGCGCGGTGATCTGACCGGCTCCGAAGTCAAGATCAAGAAGAATTCCAAGCGCCTCAAGCTGCTGGAAGCATTCAAGAAGTCGGGCATCAAGCCCGAATGGATGGTGCTGAACGTGCTGCCCGTGCTGCCACCGGACCTGCGTCCGCTGGTGCCGCTGGATGGCGGCCGTTTTGCCACCTCGGATCTGAACGACCTGTACCGCCGCGTCATCAACCGTAACAGCCGTCTGCGCCGCCTGCTGGAACTGAAAGCGCCTGAAATCATTGCCCGTAACGAAAAGCGCATGCTGCAAGAAGCTGTCGACTCGCTGCTGGACAACGGCCGCCGCGGCAAAGCCATGACCGGTGCCAACAAGCGCGCACTCAAGTCTTTGGCCGACATGATCAAGGGCAAGAGCGGTCGTTTCCGCCAGAATTTGCTGGGCAAGCGCGTCGATTACTCTGGCCGTTCGGTCATTGTGGTGGGCCCAACGCTCAAACTGCACCAGTGCGGCCTGCCCAAGCTGATGGCTTTGGAACTGTTCAAGCCCTTCATCTTCTCGCGGCTGGAAGCCATGGGCATCGCCACTACCATCAAGGCGGCGAAGAAAGAAGTTGAATCCGGCACGCCCGTCGTGTGGGACATCCTGGAAGAGGTCATCAAAGAACACCCGGTCATGCTGAACCGTGCGCCTACGCTGCACCGTTTGGGCATCCAGGCGTTTGAGCCCATCCTGATTGAAGGCAAGGCCATCCAGCTGCACCCGCTCGTCTGCTCGGCGTTCAACGCCGACTTTGACGGCGACCAAATGGCGGTCCACGTACCGTTGTCGGTCGAAGCTCAGATGGAAGCCCGTACCTTGATGCTGGCCTCGAACAACATCTTGTTCCCTGCCAATGGCGAACCGTCCATCGTGCCATCGCAAGACGTGGTGCTGGGTCTGTACTACACGACCCGCGACCGCGTCAATGGCAAGGGTGAAGGTCTGATTTTTGCTGACACCGGCGAAGTGCAGCGCGCATTTGACGCGGGCGAGGTCGAGTTGACCGCGCGCATCAACGTGCGTTTGACCGAATACACCAAGAACAAGGAAACGGGTGAATTCGAGCCATCGACCAAGCTGTGGGAAACCACGGCAGGCCGTGCACTGCTATCGGAAATTCTGCCCAAGGGTCTGCCCTTCTCCAACATCAACAAGGCGTTGAAGAAGAAGGAGATCTCCAAGCTGATCAATGTGTCGTTCCGCAAGTGTGGCCTGAAAGAGACCGTGGTGTTTGCCGACAAGCTGTTGCAAAACGGTTTCCGTCTGGCGACCAAGGCCGGTATTTCGATCTGCATTGACGACATGCTGGTACCGCAAGAAAAGCACGGCATCATTGCCCGCGCTGAAAAGGAAGTCAAAGAGATCGCCAACCAATATGTGTCGGGTCTGGTGACCTCTGGCGAGCGTTACAACAAGGTGGTGGACATCTGGGGTAAGGCGGGCGACGAAGTGTCCAAGGTGATGATGGCCCAGCTCTCCAAAGAGAAGACCATCGACCGCAACGGCAAGGAAGTCGAGCAAGAGTCGTTCAATTCCATCTACATGATGGCCGACTCCGGCGCGCGCGGCTCTGCCGCCCAGATTCGCCAGGTGGCGGGTATGCGGGGTCTGATGGCCAAGCCGGACGGCTCGATCATCGAGACACCGATCACCGCCAACTTCCGCGAAGGTCTGAACGTGTTGGAGTACTTCATTTCCACCCACGGTGCCCGTAAGGGTCTCGCGGATACGGCACTGAAGACGGCCAACTCGGGCTACCTAACCCGCCGTCTGGTAGATGTGACGCAAGATTTGGTCGTGACCGAGCAAGACTGCGGCACCGCCAATGGCTACCTGATGCGCGCCATCGTCGAAGGCGGTGAAGTCATCGAATCGCTGCGCGACCGCATTCTGGGCCGTACGGCCGCCGACGACGTGCTGCACCCCGAAGACCGCTCAGTGCTGGCTGTTGCCGGTGCCATGCTGGACGAAGATGCCATCGACATCCTGGAAGTGGCTGGCGTGGACGAAGTCAAGGTGCGTACGGCACTGACCTGCGCCACCCGCTTCGGCATTTGCGCCAAGTGCTATGGCCGCGATCTGGGCCGTGGCGGCTTGATCAACGGTGGCGAGGCTGTGGGTGTGATTGCAGCCCAGTCCATCGGCGAACCTGGTACGCAGCTGACCATGCGGACTTTCCACATCGGTGGTGCAGCATCCCGTGCCGCCATCGCGTCCAGCGTGGAAGCCAAGTCCAACGGCACGATCGGCTTCAACGCCACGATGCGCTATGTGTCCAACAGCAAAAACGAGCTGGTCGTGATTGCCCGCTCGGGTGAAATCGTCATCACCGAGCATGGCCGCGAACGTGAACGCCATAAGGTGCCTTACGGTGCGATCCTGTCGGTTACGGCCGACCAGGTGGTCAAGGCCGGCACGATCCTGGCCAACTGGGATCCGCTGACCCGTCCCATCATTACCGAGTTTGCGGGTATGAGCAAATTCGAGAATGTGGAAGAAGGCCTGACGGTCGCCCGCCAGGTGGACGAAGTCACCGGCTTGTCTACCATGGTGGTTATCGATCCAAAGCGCCGTGGTGCAGCCAAGGTGATCCGTCCGCAGGTCAAGCTGATCGACGCGAACGGCAACGAAGTGAAGATCACGGGCACCGACCACTCGGTGACCATTGGCTTCCCTATCGGTGCACTGATCCAGGTGCGTGACGGCCAGGACGTGGGACGCGGCGAAGTTTTGGCCCGTATCCCGATCGAAGGCCAGAAGACCCGCGACATTACCGGCGGTTTGCCCCGTGTGGCCGAGCTGTTTGAAGCCCGTACGCCGAAGGACAAGGGCATGCTGGCCGAAATGACCGGTACCGTGTCGTTCGGCAAGGAAACCAAGGGCAAGGTCCGCCTGCAGATCACCGATCCCGAAGGTACGGTCTGGGACGAACTGATCCCCAAGGAAAAAAGCATCCTGGTGCACGAAGGCCAAGTGGTCAACAAGGGCGAAAACATTGTGGACGGCCCTGCCGACCCACAAGACATCTTGCGCTTGCTGGGCATGGAAGAGCTGGCCCGCTACATCGTGGACGAAGTCCAGGACGTATACCGCTTGCAAGGCGTGAAGATCAATGACAAGCACATTGAAGTGATCGTGCGCCAGATGCTGCGCCGGGTGGTGGTCGAGAACGCAGGTGACTCCGGTTACATCAATGGCGAACAGGTCGAACGCAGCGAAATGCTCGACACCAACGACGCTCTGCGCGCCGAAGGCAAGATCCCCGCTGTATTCACCAACCTGCTGCTGGGTATTACCAAGGCATCGCTGTCGACCGATTCATTCATCTCCGCAGCGTCCTTCCAGGAAACCACGCGTGTGCTGACCGAAGCGGCCATCATGGGCAAGCGCGATGAACTGCGTGGTCTGAAAGAAAACGTGATCGTTGGCCGCCTGATCCCCGCCGGTACCGGTATGGCCTACCACCAAGCCCGCTTGGCCAAGGACTTGATGGACGATGCCGAGCGCCGTGCCATCGCCGAGTCCGAAGCTGCGGAATTGGCGGATGCCCAGGAAGCCACGGCGCTGTCGGAAGCCAACGAAGGCTCAGCCCACGAATAA